One genomic window of Rutidosis leptorrhynchoides isolate AG116_Rl617_1_P2 unplaced genomic scaffold, CSIRO_AGI_Rlap_v1 contig172, whole genome shotgun sequence includes the following:
- the LOC139881572 gene encoding inosine triphosphate pyrophosphatase, protein MAARGVVLPRPVTFVTGNAKKLEEVKAILGQSIPFQSLKLDLPELQGEPEDISKEKARLAAQQVNGPVLVEDTCLCFNALGGLPGPYIKWFLQKIGHQGLNNLLMAYEDKSAYALCAFFLALGPNEEPLTFLGKTPGKIVPPRGPTDFGWDPIFQPDGYDQTYAEMPKEEKNKISHRYKSLALLKSHFAEVGYTFQMDSSN, encoded by the exons ATGGCGGCGAGAGGTGTGGTTCTGCCACGGCCGGTGACATTCGTGACGGGTAACGCCAAGAAACTCGAAGAAGTCAAAGCCATTCTCGGTCAATCCATTCCTTTCCAATCCCTAAAGCTTGACT TGCCAGAATTGCAAGGAGAGCCAGAAGATATCTCCAAGGAGAAAGCTCGTTTGGCTGCTCAACAG GTTAATGGCCCAGTTTTGGTGGAAGATACTTGTCTATGTTTCAATGCTCTTGGCGGTCTTCCAG GACCGTATAT CAAGTGGTTTCTGCAAAAGATTGGTCATCAAG GTTTGAACAACTTGCTGATGGCCTATGAAGATAAATCTGCTTATGCATTGTGTGCATTTTTTCTAGCCCTGGGCCCCAACGAAGAACCTCTGACGTTTTTGGGGAAAACTCCT GGAAAGATAGTTCCGCCTAGAGGACCGACTGATTTCGGATGGGATCCAATCTTTCAACCTGATGGCTATGATCAAAC TTATGCAGAGATGCCGAAGGAAGAAAAGAATAAGATTTCTCATCGGTACAAATCACTTGCTCTGTTGAAATCCCACTTTGCTGAAGTTGGTTATACTTTCCAGATGGACTCTTCTAACTAA